One genomic region from Acidimicrobiales bacterium encodes:
- a CDS encoding FAD-dependent oxidoreductase: MAPPILLTVDDDPGVSRAIARDLRQHYSEDYRIRRAESGQEALDTLSELRDRGDRVGLLLADHRMPQMNGVEFLERAQEVYPEARRVLLTAYADTEAAIGAINRADVHYYLLKPWDPPEERLYPVIDDLLEDWRAQDRPPFEGVTVVGHRWSAASHDMKDFLTRNQVPYLWKEHGRDEEADRLLAAKGMSPDDLPLVVVPPTTKLRSPSTAEVAAALGLTRTPNLPFYDLIVVGGGPAGLGAAVYAGSEGLKTVLVEREAVGGQAGQSSRIENYLGFPSGISGADLARRAATQAQRFEVETLLVSEVDALEICGSARVVRMRDGTELQARSVLLTTGVAYRRIGIPEVERFTGRGVYYGATMTEATSCEGDDVYIVGGANSAGQAAVYFSRKARSVTLLYRGASIERSMSHYLVEQIREHPSITVREQTEIVWADGDDHLEQVRLLHRPTGTEEKVDTSWLFVLIGAAPGTEWLGDTVRRDDRGFVVAGPDLLVDGKPPPEWPLERHPLFLETSVPGVFVAGDVRSESVKRVASAVGEGAMAVSLIHRYLDQQ; encoded by the coding sequence ATGGCCCCCCCGATCCTGCTGACCGTCGACGACGACCCCGGCGTCTCCCGCGCCATCGCCCGCGACCTGCGCCAGCACTACTCCGAGGACTACCGGATCCGCCGGGCCGAGTCGGGCCAGGAGGCCCTCGACACGCTGTCGGAGCTCAGGGACCGCGGTGACCGGGTCGGCCTCCTGCTGGCCGACCACCGAATGCCGCAGATGAACGGGGTGGAGTTCCTGGAGCGGGCGCAAGAGGTGTACCCGGAGGCACGCCGGGTGCTCCTGACAGCCTACGCCGATACCGAGGCGGCCATCGGCGCCATCAACCGGGCCGATGTCCATTACTACCTGCTCAAGCCGTGGGACCCGCCCGAGGAACGGCTCTACCCGGTCATCGACGACCTCCTCGAGGACTGGCGGGCCCAGGATCGGCCACCCTTCGAGGGTGTGACGGTCGTGGGGCACCGGTGGTCGGCGGCGTCGCACGACATGAAGGACTTCCTCACCCGCAACCAGGTCCCGTACCTGTGGAAGGAGCACGGTCGCGACGAGGAGGCGGACCGCCTGCTGGCGGCCAAGGGCATGAGCCCCGACGACCTGCCCCTGGTCGTCGTCCCCCCCACGACGAAACTGCGGTCGCCGTCCACGGCCGAGGTCGCCGCCGCCCTCGGGTTGACCCGTACACCCAACCTTCCCTTCTACGACCTCATCGTCGTGGGTGGCGGTCCCGCCGGGCTCGGCGCCGCCGTGTACGCGGGCTCGGAGGGGTTGAAGACGGTGCTCGTCGAGCGCGAGGCAGTGGGCGGCCAGGCCGGTCAGAGCTCTCGTATCGAGAACTACCTGGGTTTTCCGTCTGGGATCTCGGGCGCCGACCTGGCCCGCCGCGCCGCCACCCAGGCGCAGCGGTTCGAGGTCGAGACCCTGCTCGTGTCCGAGGTCGATGCCCTCGAGATCTGCGGGTCGGCCCGGGTGGTGCGGATGCGCGACGGCACGGAGCTACAGGCTCGCTCGGTGCTCCTGACCACCGGCGTCGCCTACCGTCGGATCGGCATTCCCGAGGTGGAGCGGTTCACCGGCCGCGGCGTCTACTACGGGGCGACCATGACCGAGGCCACGAGCTGCGAGGGCGACGACGTGTACATCGTCGGCGGAGCGAACTCAGCCGGGCAGGCTGCTGTGTACTTCTCCCGCAAGGCTCGCAGCGTCACGCTGCTCTATAGGGGCGCGTCGATCGAGCGGTCGATGTCGCATTACCTCGTGGAACAGATCAGGGAGCACCCGAGCATCACGGTGCGGGAGCAGACCGAGATCGTCTGGGCCGACGGCGACGACCACCTCGAACAGGTGCGGCTTCTCCACCGGCCCACCGGCACCGAGGAGAAGGTCGACACCTCGTGGCTGTTCGTGCTCATCGGCGCCGCCCCCGGCACGGAGTGGCTGGGCGACACCGTCCGCCGGGACGATCGGGGCTTCGTCGTCGCTGGACCGGATCTGTTGGTCGACGGCAAGCCGCCGCCGGAGTGGCCGCTCGAACGTCACCCGCTCTTCCTCGAGACCAGCGTCCCCGGCGTCTTCGTGGCGGGCGACGTTCGCAGTGAGTCGGTCAAACGGGTCGCCTCGGCCGTGGGCGAAGGGGCGATGGCCGTGAGCCTCATCCATCGCTACCTGGATCAGCAATGA